A genome region from Sphingobium sp. CR2-8 includes the following:
- a CDS encoding alpha/beta hydrolase family protein, translating into MSFDRSRREILAATIASLAYAHPAIAASTATARQLTLDGPDGRAIPLWHWTPRGRPIGTIAFSHGAASAPWKYDRLIGPWVEAGYAVFAPLHVDLTNHPRTAEFKGLASWKARIEDMRAVSRHIGGPYIAAGHSYGGLTALTLGGAEAVVPDGVKAPLRDPSVMAVVAFSPPAPIPVLITAAGYGALAVPALVQSGTADFLPGMDQTGEGWRGHLAAYDAAAPGGNRYAMVLDGVDHYFGGAICEPDRPGPPKFREIADAAQLSALFMQAFGNRLQPARRKLDARIGRRDGIEISRK; encoded by the coding sequence ATGAGCTTCGACCGTTCCCGGCGCGAGATTTTGGCGGCAACCATCGCCAGTCTCGCTTATGCGCATCCCGCGATTGCGGCGTCGACCGCTACGGCCAGACAGTTGACGCTGGATGGCCCGGATGGCAGGGCGATCCCGCTTTGGCACTGGACGCCGCGCGGTCGGCCGATCGGCACGATCGCCTTTTCCCATGGCGCTGCATCCGCGCCTTGGAAATATGATCGGTTGATCGGCCCGTGGGTCGAGGCAGGCTATGCAGTGTTCGCGCCGCTTCATGTGGATTTAACCAACCATCCCCGCACCGCCGAATTCAAGGGACTGGCGAGTTGGAAAGCGCGGATCGAGGATATGCGCGCGGTGTCGCGTCATATCGGTGGACCCTATATCGCGGCGGGCCACAGCTATGGCGGGCTGACCGCTCTTACCTTGGGCGGCGCGGAAGCGGTGGTGCCGGATGGCGTAAAAGCGCCCTTGCGTGATCCTTCGGTCATGGCGGTCGTCGCCTTCTCGCCGCCCGCGCCCATTCCGGTTCTGATCACGGCGGCAGGCTATGGGGCCTTGGCGGTGCCCGCGCTAGTCCAGAGCGGGACCGCCGACTTCCTGCCGGGTATGGATCAGACCGGCGAGGGATGGCGCGGACATCTGGCGGCTTATGATGCAGCGGCGCCGGGCGGGAATCGCTATGCGATGGTTCTAGACGGGGTCGACCATTATTTCGGCGGTGCGATCTGCGAACCCGATCGTCCCGGCCCGCCCAAATTTCGTGAAATAGCGGATGCCGCCCAACTGTCCGCTTTGTTCATGCAGGCGTTCGGCAACCGGTTGCAGCCCGCCCGACGCAAGCTGGATGCGCGGATCGGGCGGCGCGATGGCATTGAAATCAGTCGCAAATAG
- a CDS encoding TonB-dependent receptor, whose product MIEMGKKSVIRATMCSAMALMCATTPLQAQVAADAPEAGEIVVTARKRSEDVLKTPVAVSVVTSEDIAKKGIASVADLAANTPGMNVNNNSSGRADRSFQQIIVRGFTPSTSLSTTVSTFIDGAPVSSPTAFSSITDPARIEVLKGPQSAYFGRNTFAGAVNVVNKEPTGEWHGSILAMGGTRSNYRFHADLEGPIFGEALTFRIGADKFAKDGSYTNKYNGSRNGPVKTNTLGDQSSKSINALIVAKPVTGLTIKAFGLYSEDHDGPAAQGLIAAYGLTDKNGRTVVTNQSNCTISGVQSGTVGSAGASIRVNRPFICGVTPKLSATGPAINNELTPNIKSWLAKSTGRILDGDEGVQNFGLYRKFYHLHLAADYEIGDTGLTLSSITSMNRELYSTLVDLDNWGSDQVNFATPAATATAAAAGVNYWNFPFLIERKNSDFSQEGRLSFDNGGPLRATIGASYLNNWVTSDLGGNAGVLTNVVASTAGKTQSRTKGAFFALSYKFFDKLTINAEGRYQIDKLYAYAQPTGLNVTNAAIAPPGFYAFGDKLLSGTYKNFLPRLIAQYDFDRNTMVYASWAKGVNPGGFNTSFLTAPTATVNAAIAAGIGVSVKPEKVTNYEIGIKGKLLDGRIRYALDGYFAKWKDQINSIALAILDPNTGTPQLVQGTANTGSVDMKGIEFEGSFAVNDLITLNGAGSLNDSKLNDYVSPTVSQLSGIFDYSGNEMPNTSKWSASAGIQFGGDIRGQDASTWFARADYVYKSGVYSNAANIVRTPKFYNVNLRTGVTIGAFSLEAFVNNALNNDAYTSIGDQFLFTPSFQYTSTFSAVIVGLREKRTAGVQAKFKF is encoded by the coding sequence ATGATTGAGATGGGGAAGAAGTCGGTCATCCGAGCTACGATGTGCTCGGCCATGGCACTGATGTGCGCGACGACACCACTGCAGGCACAGGTGGCCGCTGACGCCCCCGAAGCCGGTGAGATTGTCGTTACCGCGCGCAAGCGGTCCGAAGACGTGCTGAAGACGCCTGTCGCCGTGTCGGTCGTGACCAGCGAGGACATTGCCAAGAAGGGCATCGCGTCGGTCGCCGATCTGGCCGCCAACACCCCCGGCATGAACGTCAACAACAATAGTTCGGGCCGGGCCGATCGCTCCTTCCAGCAGATCATCGTCCGCGGCTTCACGCCCTCGACATCGCTGTCGACAACGGTATCGACCTTCATCGATGGCGCGCCGGTATCGTCGCCGACCGCCTTCAGCTCGATCACCGACCCGGCGCGTATTGAAGTCCTCAAAGGCCCGCAGAGCGCCTATTTCGGCCGTAACACCTTTGCCGGCGCGGTCAATGTGGTGAACAAGGAACCGACCGGCGAATGGCACGGGTCGATCCTGGCCATGGGCGGCACGCGCAGCAATTATCGTTTCCATGCCGACCTTGAAGGGCCGATCTTTGGCGAAGCCCTTACCTTCCGCATCGGCGCCGACAAGTTCGCCAAGGACGGATCCTACACCAACAAATATAATGGCAGCCGGAACGGTCCGGTCAAGACCAACACGCTGGGCGACCAATCCAGCAAGAGCATCAACGCCCTGATCGTCGCAAAGCCGGTCACCGGCCTGACCATCAAGGCATTCGGCCTCTATTCGGAGGATCATGACGGTCCAGCGGCACAGGGGCTGATCGCGGCCTATGGCCTGACCGACAAGAACGGCAGGACGGTCGTGACCAACCAATCCAACTGCACGATCAGCGGCGTGCAGTCCGGGACCGTCGGATCGGCGGGCGCCAGCATTCGGGTCAACCGTCCGTTCATCTGCGGCGTTACGCCCAAGCTGAGCGCCACCGGTCCGGCGATCAACAACGAACTGACCCCCAACATCAAGAGCTGGCTCGCCAAATCGACCGGCCGCATCCTTGATGGCGATGAAGGCGTGCAGAATTTCGGCCTTTACCGCAAATTCTACCATCTGCATCTGGCCGCCGACTATGAAATTGGCGACACCGGCCTGACGCTGTCGTCGATCACGTCGATGAACCGCGAACTCTACAGCACGCTGGTGGATCTGGACAATTGGGGTTCCGATCAGGTCAACTTCGCCACTCCGGCAGCGACGGCAACAGCGGCAGCGGCTGGCGTCAACTATTGGAACTTCCCGTTCCTGATCGAACGCAAGAATAGCGACTTCTCGCAGGAAGGCCGTCTGTCCTTCGACAATGGCGGCCCGCTGCGCGCAACGATCGGCGCCAGCTATCTGAACAACTGGGTCACGAGCGACCTGGGCGGCAATGCCGGTGTGCTGACCAATGTCGTCGCCAGCACGGCAGGCAAGACCCAGTCGCGGACCAAGGGCGCCTTCTTTGCCCTGTCCTATAAATTCTTCGACAAGCTGACGATCAACGCCGAAGGCCGTTACCAGATCGACAAGCTCTATGCCTATGCCCAGCCGACCGGTCTGAATGTCACCAACGCCGCGATCGCCCCTCCAGGCTTCTACGCTTTTGGCGACAAATTGCTGAGCGGCACCTACAAGAATTTCCTGCCCCGCCTCATCGCCCAATATGACTTTGATCGAAACACGATGGTCTATGCTTCCTGGGCCAAGGGCGTGAACCCGGGCGGGTTCAATACCAGCTTCCTCACTGCGCCAACCGCAACGGTCAACGCGGCCATCGCCGCTGGCATCGGCGTTTCGGTCAAGCCTGAGAAGGTCACCAACTACGAGATCGGCATCAAGGGCAAGCTGCTCGACGGTCGAATTCGCTACGCGCTGGACGGCTATTTCGCCAAATGGAAGGACCAGATCAACTCGATCGCCCTTGCTATTCTGGACCCCAACACGGGTACGCCCCAGCTGGTCCAGGGTACGGCGAACACCGGCAGCGTGGACATGAAGGGCATCGAGTTCGAGGGCAGCTTCGCCGTCAACGACCTCATCACCCTGAATGGCGCAGGCTCGCTCAACGACTCCAAGCTGAACGACTATGTCTCGCCGACGGTCAGCCAGTTGTCGGGCATTTTCGACTATAGCGGCAATGAGATGCCCAACACGTCGAAATGGTCGGCGAGCGCCGGCATCCAGTTTGGCGGCGACATTCGCGGTCAGGACGCCTCGACCTGGTTCGCCCGTGCGGACTATGTCTATAAGTCAGGCGTCTATTCCAACGCGGCTAACATCGTTCGCACGCCCAAATTCTATAATGTGAACTTGCGGACCGGGGTGACCATCGGCGCATTCTCGCTGGAAGCGTTCGTCAACAACGCGCTCAACAACGATGCCTATACCTCGATCGGCGACCAGTTCCTGTTCACGCCGAGCTTCCAATATACCAGCACCTTCTCTGCGGTGATCGTGGGTCTGCGTGAAAAGCGGACTGCCGGTGTGCAGGCGAAGTTTAAGTTCTAA
- a CDS encoding MFS transporter, which yields MTGAAAIEGITPAGKSENALGLGGQLAYGAGQVAGQVFRDLPSLLLLFFMTTVLGIQPAVAGAAIFVPKMIWGIGSDIAVGVLSDRWQRRIHRRWWLLAGALGAPVAMLLLFHVPEGSTSLRIAYVAATFSLYMIVFASFSVPYLALAGELTASPRERNVLMAWRLVFTAVGVMVSGGLAPALVQHWGGGQAAYESMALVLAVICPVALLCAFFGASRAARIQRNAPPSAPRIRLTVREAMTVLSHRRFSVLLSANLLQLIGQGMSYASMLYFLSYNMARTDALTLIGGLVLTACAGIVVAQPIWVAAAARFGKPRCYAAGAIIHGAFYGLWALGAHWGAAAALFFSFASAIGNSGWAMLGFSLVADISAEDERHAGLYSAVWIAADKIAFALGGTLLTGLILSGFGFDAARAVAGLPQSTSALTGVMIAFGLLPALLNFSGAIIMGRSSLSRAV from the coding sequence ATGACCGGCGCGGCCGCCATTGAGGGGATCACACCTGCCGGGAAAAGCGAAAACGCGCTCGGCCTTGGCGGCCAGCTGGCCTATGGCGCAGGACAGGTTGCGGGGCAGGTGTTCCGCGATCTGCCTTCGCTCCTGCTGTTATTTTTCATGACGACGGTGCTGGGTATCCAGCCCGCCGTTGCCGGAGCGGCGATCTTCGTGCCCAAGATGATCTGGGGCATCGGCAGCGACATCGCCGTGGGTGTCCTGTCCGATCGCTGGCAAAGACGCATCCACCGACGCTGGTGGCTGCTGGCGGGCGCGCTGGGCGCCCCGGTCGCCATGCTGCTGCTGTTCCATGTGCCCGAAGGCTCCACCAGCCTGCGCATCGCCTATGTCGCTGCCACGTTCAGCCTCTACATGATCGTCTTCGCCAGTTTTTCAGTGCCCTATCTGGCGCTGGCGGGCGAACTCACCGCATCGCCACGGGAACGCAACGTCCTGATGGCGTGGCGGTTGGTCTTCACTGCCGTTGGCGTCATGGTGTCGGGCGGATTGGCGCCCGCGCTGGTCCAGCATTGGGGCGGCGGGCAGGCGGCCTATGAATCCATGGCGCTGGTGCTGGCCGTGATCTGTCCGGTCGCCTTGCTTTGCGCCTTTTTCGGCGCTAGCCGCGCTGCTCGAATACAACGCAATGCCCCGCCTTCCGCGCCGCGCATTCGGTTGACCGTGCGGGAAGCGATGACGGTGCTGTCGCACCGGCGCTTCTCCGTACTGCTCTCGGCTAATCTGCTGCAACTGATCGGGCAGGGCATGTCCTATGCCTCGATGCTCTATTTCCTGTCCTACAATATGGCGCGAACGGATGCGCTGACGCTGATCGGCGGCTTGGTCCTGACCGCTTGCGCCGGGATCGTGGTCGCCCAGCCGATCTGGGTCGCAGCCGCGGCGCGTTTCGGCAAGCCGCGCTGCTATGCCGCTGGTGCGATCATCCATGGCGCTTTCTACGGGCTATGGGCGTTGGGCGCGCATTGGGGCGCGGCGGCGGCGCTGTTCTTCTCCTTCGCGTCCGCCATCGGCAATTCGGGCTGGGCGATGCTCGGCTTTTCGCTTGTCGCGGATATTTCGGCGGAAGATGAGCGCCATGCCGGTCTCTATTCCGCCGTGTGGATCGCGGCCGACAAGATCGCGTTCGCGCTGGGCGGCACCCTGTTGACCGGGCTTATCCTGTCGGGCTTCGGCTTCGACGCGGCGCGCGCGGTTGCCGGACTGCCGCAATCGACCAGCGCGTTGACGGGCGTCATGATCGCCTTCGGCCTGCTGCCCGCTCTTCTCAATTTCAGCGGTGCGATCATCATGGGTCGTTCGAGCCTTTCGCGCGCCGTTTGA
- a CDS encoding IclR family transcriptional regulator domain-containing protein — MIPYLQRKCHTGVAYMEKGVPIRSISRSISALRAINQHGSLSMMEISRASKVPYPTACRIVQTLLYEGLIEQEPSRKRYRATAMVQTLAQGFQHGDHLVNIARPHILALTQEVGWPISIAIRVGRRMMLRDSTHANTSLTFENYYPGFTLPILDSASGKLSLAFAPDEDREMILNWMRVSQDIDLDYLSTAEASLDVAKIRQNGFAVQGRNHFNRTPGKTSSIAVPIFCDGVFEAAMTMVFFVTAMKIDAALEKYLPVLTSYAAAISRDLSEPTGLA; from the coding sequence ATGATCCCTTATCTGCAACGGAAATGTCATACGGGAGTCGCATATATGGAAAAGGGTGTCCCTATCCGGTCTATCAGCCGGTCCATTTCAGCGTTGCGGGCCATCAATCAGCATGGCTCGCTTTCCATGATGGAAATTTCTCGCGCATCCAAAGTGCCTTATCCCACCGCATGCCGGATCGTGCAGACCTTATTATATGAAGGTCTGATCGAACAGGAGCCATCGCGTAAACGCTATCGCGCCACCGCCATGGTCCAGACATTGGCGCAGGGTTTCCAGCATGGCGACCATCTCGTCAACATCGCCCGCCCGCATATCTTGGCGCTGACGCAGGAGGTGGGCTGGCCGATTTCGATCGCCATTCGCGTGGGCCGCCGCATGATGCTGCGCGACAGCACCCACGCGAACACGTCGCTCACGTTCGAAAATTACTATCCCGGCTTCACCTTGCCGATCCTGGACAGTGCGTCTGGCAAATTGTCGCTCGCCTTCGCACCGGATGAGGACCGCGAAATGATCCTCAACTGGATGCGCGTGTCGCAGGATATCGACCTTGATTATCTGAGCACGGCAGAGGCTAGTCTGGACGTGGCGAAAATCCGGCAGAATGGCTTTGCCGTCCAGGGTCGCAATCATTTCAACCGCACGCCTGGCAAGACCAGTTCCATCGCCGTGCCGATTTTCTGCGACGGCGTGTTCGAAGCGGCGATGACGATGGTGTTTTTCGTGACCGCCATGAAAATCGATGCCGCGCTGGAGAAGTATCTGCCGGTGCTGACATCCTACGCGGCGGCCATCAGCCGCGACCTGAGCGAACCGACAGGGCTGGCTTAA
- a CDS encoding DUF1838 family protein, giving the protein MTKIDFKDPIWNRDTYARLDGDLDPSKEKIGWLKGKAWGVRDNEKVRPLFGVEGFSVVRVKKLEDGGWRRMLREIVFYRDLESGEILKTWRNPYTNEDVRVVPIANDPFNFTISEFVPEPPSYGGLQKGAPVRKPFLLDWSTGPDDTLVCQTGIDMMYPNALQPDKWPRESSGVMNRVSEQFIYSVKRADVLNPRLTHLPHVGAWQRITPWLPWMLMGQAPGHISYLTSFGTMPSIESLPADLVATARAMDPKWLSAPTTDYGPSLSSLENYAREQKPAPVPAGWSPPQPPAAPTAGPGAR; this is encoded by the coding sequence GTGACGAAAATCGATTTCAAGGATCCCATCTGGAATCGCGACACCTATGCCCGCCTGGACGGCGATCTCGATCCGTCGAAGGAGAAGATCGGCTGGCTCAAGGGCAAGGCATGGGGCGTGCGCGACAATGAAAAGGTCCGGCCGCTGTTCGGCGTCGAAGGGTTCAGCGTCGTGCGCGTCAAGAAGCTGGAAGACGGCGGATGGCGACGGATGCTGCGCGAGATCGTCTTCTATCGCGATCTGGAAAGCGGCGAAATTCTGAAGACCTGGCGCAATCCCTACACCAATGAAGACGTTCGGGTCGTTCCGATCGCCAACGATCCGTTCAACTTCACCATCAGCGAATTCGTGCCAGAACCGCCATCTTATGGCGGGTTGCAGAAGGGCGCGCCTGTCCGCAAGCCGTTCCTGCTCGACTGGAGCACCGGACCGGACGATACGCTGGTGTGCCAGACCGGCATCGACATGATGTATCCCAACGCGCTCCAGCCGGACAAATGGCCGCGCGAAAGCTCGGGCGTCATGAACCGCGTGTCGGAACAGTTCATCTATTCGGTCAAGCGCGCCGACGTGCTCAACCCCCGTTTGACGCATCTGCCGCATGTCGGCGCATGGCAACGCATTACCCCCTGGCTGCCATGGATGCTGATGGGCCAGGCGCCGGGCCATATCAGCTACCTGACCAGCTTCGGCACCATGCCGTCCATCGAATCGCTGCCCGCCGATCTGGTGGCCACAGCGCGGGCAATGGACCCCAAATGGCTGTCCGCGCCCACGACCGATTACGGCCCGTCCCTGTCCAGCCTCGAAAACTACGCGCGCGAACAAAAGCCCGCGCCCGTGCCCGCCGGCTGGTCGCCGCCGCAGCCACCCGCCGCACCTACAGCCGGTCCGGGCGCACGATGA
- a CDS encoding beta-glucosidase, with amino-acid sequence MIPRLVSSCALGALLFASAHAQEVGQTPDQRAEAALKQMTLDEKIAMLHGNFGSVLRKTRPDEKRIGAGYVPGVARLGVPELYESDGGLGVGNGGSMRPGDVATALPSALAIGASFDPAIAHAGGAMIGAEARAKGFNVLLAGGVNLTRDAWGGRNFEYFGEDVLLSGVMGGESIRGIQSNNIIATVKHFALNSQESGRYVLDARIGEAALRESDLLAFQIAIERGQPGSVMCAYNKVNGDWACENPFLLTDVLRRDWNYPGFVMSDWGAVHSTVKAAKAGLDQQSGQELDKAVYFGPALKTAVEAGDISLPTIDTKVRRILRTMFASGIVDRPAPTTPQPIDYAAHAVVAQRAAEAGIVLLKNDRDTLPLARNAKKIVVIGGHADIGVLSGGGSSQVQAVSGSPLRVPIPNGPKNLSFIKTTYQGNAPLAAIRARLPQADVIYLDGQDIAAAAAAAQGADAVLVFAEQWRTEALDIETLALPGNQDALIKAVAVANPRTTVVLQTGGAVLMPWLGQVAAVVEAWYPGDRGGEAIARMLLGEVDASGRLPLSFPAHDRQQPRPDIPGLANVKAAMIAEASKPPTQGATTIDISGGVEGFPVDYAEGADVGYRWFEQKGEVPLFAFGHGLSYSRFTYSGLTVKGGAQPTLRFTVQNVGKRAGIDVPQAYAAVADADGKSIRRLVGFERVKLDPGERRTVTVVVDPRLIGHFDADARVWKIGGQAVTFSIGRDATSMVLNRSIKIPAFTRKP; translated from the coding sequence ATGATCCCTCGCTTGGTGTCGTCCTGTGCGCTCGGCGCGCTGCTGTTCGCGTCCGCGCATGCGCAGGAGGTGGGGCAGACGCCCGATCAGCGCGCCGAGGCGGCGCTGAAGCAGATGACGCTCGATGAAAAGATCGCGATGCTGCACGGCAATTTCGGGTCGGTCTTGCGCAAGACGCGGCCGGACGAAAAGCGCATCGGCGCGGGCTATGTGCCGGGCGTCGCGCGTCTGGGCGTACCCGAATTATATGAAAGTGATGGTGGCCTGGGCGTCGGCAACGGCGGATCGATGCGGCCGGGCGATGTCGCCACGGCCCTGCCGTCGGCGCTGGCGATCGGCGCAAGTTTCGATCCCGCCATCGCCCATGCGGGCGGTGCGATGATCGGTGCAGAGGCGCGGGCGAAGGGTTTCAACGTGCTGCTGGCCGGTGGCGTCAATCTGACGCGCGACGCCTGGGGCGGCCGCAACTTCGAATATTTCGGCGAGGATGTGTTGCTCAGCGGCGTCATGGGTGGCGAAAGCATCCGCGGCATCCAGTCCAACAACATCATCGCCACGGTGAAGCATTTCGCGCTCAATTCGCAGGAAAGCGGCCGCTATGTTCTCGACGCGCGTATCGGCGAAGCCGCGCTACGCGAAAGCGACCTGCTCGCCTTCCAGATCGCGATCGAACGCGGCCAACCCGGTTCCGTCATGTGCGCCTATAACAAGGTGAATGGCGATTGGGCTTGTGAGAACCCGTTTCTGTTGACTGACGTGCTGCGCCGCGACTGGAACTATCCAGGCTTCGTCATGTCGGATTGGGGCGCGGTTCATTCGACGGTCAAGGCCGCCAAGGCCGGGTTGGATCAGCAGTCGGGACAGGAGCTGGACAAGGCCGTCTATTTCGGCCCTGCGCTGAAGACCGCCGTCGAAGCGGGGGATATCTCGCTGCCGACCATCGATACGAAGGTTCGCCGCATCCTGCGCACGATGTTCGCCAGCGGGATCGTCGATCGTCCGGCACCTACCACGCCGCAACCGATCGACTATGCCGCCCACGCCGTCGTAGCCCAGCGCGCGGCCGAAGCGGGGATCGTGCTGCTGAAGAACGACCGCGATACGCTCCCGCTCGCCCGTAACGCCAAGAAAATCGTCGTCATCGGCGGCCATGCCGATATCGGCGTTCTGTCGGGCGGCGGATCGTCGCAGGTGCAGGCGGTCAGCGGATCGCCACTGCGCGTGCCGATCCCTAACGGGCCGAAGAATTTGAGTTTCATCAAGACGACCTATCAGGGCAACGCCCCGCTCGCCGCGATCCGCGCGCGCCTGCCGCAGGCCGATGTGATCTATCTGGATGGCCAGGACATCGCCGCTGCCGCTGCCGCCGCGCAGGGGGCCGACGCTGTGCTGGTCTTTGCCGAACAATGGCGCACCGAGGCGCTGGACATCGAAACGCTGGCGCTGCCCGGCAATCAGGACGCGCTCATCAAGGCCGTCGCCGTCGCCAACCCGCGCACGACCGTCGTCCTGCAAACCGGGGGCGCGGTGCTGATGCCGTGGCTGGGCCAGGTCGCGGCAGTAGTCGAAGCCTGGTATCCCGGCGATCGCGGCGGCGAAGCCATCGCCCGTATGCTGCTGGGCGAAGTCGATGCTTCAGGCCGCCTCCCGCTCAGCTTTCCTGCGCATGACCGGCAGCAACCGCGCCCGGACATACCGGGTCTGGCGAACGTCAAGGCGGCGATGATAGCCGAAGCTAGCAAGCCGCCGACGCAGGGTGCGACGACCATCGACATCAGCGGCGGGGTGGAGGGCTTCCCGGTCGATTATGCCGAGGGTGCGGATGTGGGCTATCGCTGGTTCGAGCAGAAGGGGGAAGTGCCGCTTTTTGCCTTCGGTCATGGACTGTCCTACAGTCGCTTCACCTATTCCGGTCTGACGGTGAAGGGCGGTGCGCAGCCGACATTGCGTTTCACCGTACAGAATGTCGGGAAGCGCGCCGGGATCGACGTGCCCCAGGCTTATGCCGCCGTTGCCGACGCTGATGGCAAGTCGATCCGCCGACTGGTAGGTTTCGAACGGGTGAAACTCGATCCAGGCGAGCGCCGTACGGTGACAGTGGTGGTGGATCCCCGGCTGATCGGCCATTTCGATGCTGACGCCCGGGTCTGGAAGATCGGTGGGCAAGCAGTGACGTTTAGCATCGGGCGCGACGCGACGAGCATGGTCCTTAATCGCAGTATCAAAATCCCTGCATTCACGCGTAAACCCTGA